A part of Microbacterium terregens genomic DNA contains:
- a CDS encoding amidohydrolase family protein, protein MKTDAFCHLLPREYAKRLFAIDDSPVARNIQKRVSSIPALVDLDVRFRVMDEFGSDYRQIINTAAPPLEDLGPVERTLELARVANDGMAEIVRDHPDRFAGFCAAVSLDDVDAAIGEAERAFDELGAVGVQIYTHHHGGPMDQEKFFPFYEAVAKRGNKMIQVHPCRDSSWADYKTEERSKFEIWWTLGWEYDLSAFMSRLVFAGIFERLPEIKFLIHHGGAMIPHFAGRVGPGWDQLGARTPPDQVEDVTGYPLTKRPIEYFKNFYVDTAYFGAGDAMRTAIKFFGVDHTLFGSDSPFDPEKGPGYIRATIGNLQEMDILSDSDREAIYHGNVTKLLGL, encoded by the coding sequence ATGAAGACCGATGCCTTCTGCCACCTGCTGCCGCGCGAGTACGCGAAGCGCCTGTTCGCGATCGATGACAGTCCGGTCGCTCGCAACATCCAAAAGCGGGTCAGCAGCATTCCCGCGCTCGTCGACCTGGACGTGCGCTTCCGGGTGATGGATGAGTTCGGCTCGGACTACCGCCAGATCATCAACACGGCGGCGCCGCCGCTCGAGGACCTCGGACCAGTCGAGCGCACCCTCGAGCTCGCTCGTGTCGCCAATGACGGCATGGCCGAAATCGTCCGCGATCATCCGGATCGCTTCGCGGGATTCTGCGCTGCCGTTTCGCTCGACGACGTGGACGCCGCGATCGGCGAGGCCGAGCGCGCGTTCGACGAACTCGGAGCCGTCGGCGTGCAGATCTACACGCACCACCACGGTGGTCCGATGGATCAGGAGAAGTTCTTCCCGTTCTACGAAGCGGTCGCCAAACGCGGAAACAAGATGATCCAGGTGCACCCGTGCCGCGACTCCAGCTGGGCTGACTACAAGACCGAGGAGCGGTCTAAGTTCGAGATCTGGTGGACCCTCGGCTGGGAGTACGACCTGTCGGCGTTCATGTCCCGTCTCGTCTTCGCCGGCATCTTCGAGCGCCTACCGGAGATCAAGTTCCTCATTCACCACGGCGGCGCGATGATCCCGCACTTCGCCGGTCGGGTCGGCCCGGGATGGGACCAGCTCGGCGCACGCACGCCTCCCGATCAAGTCGAGGACGTGACGGGGTATCCGCTGACGAAGCGCCCCATCGAGTACTTCAAGAACTTCTACGTCGACACCGCCTACTTCGGAGCGGGCGATGCGATGCGCACGGCGATCAAGTTCTTCGGCGTCGATCACACGCTGTTCGGCTCCGACTCGCCCTTCGACCCGGAGAAGGGCCCCGGCTACATCCGGGCAACGATCGGCAATCTCCAAGAGATGGACATTCTTTCGGATTCCGATCGCGAAGCGATCTACCACGGAAATGTGACGAAGCTGCTCGGCCTGTGA
- a CDS encoding ABC transporter substrate-binding protein, whose protein sequence is MKFLTKRTLGGLATAAAAAILLAACSSTPASPAGASDVPDAAADSEPEKASLTIAINPSSQFAPMYYGMESGIFEEHGLELEIVPQTDVAAIVSGVASGTYDLGFATVVHVLTANANGIPIRAVATIEGQIRPDDEGTVTIASAASGITDFSGLEGKKLATVGLSSHNTLTAWALAEEAGIDPKSIELVQLPFGQMAAALQNGDVDVAVMQWPFAGDALANGGVALEYNNRVMFQDTATTFFNASQSFIDQNPNTVKAFADAMAESIEAATADPDAARAALVPGLGITTEQAAGARWNIGGVPQLNLKAFETAQKFLVKYSEDASAKSAIEALDVSTLVWSGALE, encoded by the coding sequence ATGAAGTTCCTGACCAAGCGCACGCTCGGTGGCCTTGCCACCGCCGCTGCGGCGGCGATTCTGCTGGCCGCATGCTCCTCCACACCGGCATCCCCCGCTGGCGCCTCCGATGTGCCCGATGCGGCCGCGGACAGTGAGCCGGAGAAGGCCAGCCTCACCATCGCGATCAATCCCTCCTCGCAATTCGCGCCGATGTACTACGGCATGGAATCCGGAATCTTCGAGGAGCACGGCCTCGAGCTCGAGATCGTGCCCCAGACGGACGTGGCGGCCATCGTGTCGGGCGTCGCGAGTGGGACGTACGATCTGGGTTTCGCGACGGTCGTGCACGTGCTGACGGCTAATGCGAACGGCATCCCGATTCGTGCGGTGGCCACCATCGAAGGCCAGATCCGTCCTGACGACGAAGGCACCGTGACCATCGCGTCGGCCGCGTCGGGCATCACGGACTTCTCCGGCCTCGAAGGCAAGAAGCTCGCGACGGTCGGATTGTCCTCCCACAACACGCTGACCGCCTGGGCGCTCGCCGAGGAAGCCGGCATCGACCCGAAGTCCATCGAGCTCGTCCAGTTGCCCTTCGGGCAGATGGCCGCGGCTCTGCAGAACGGCGACGTGGACGTCGCTGTCATGCAGTGGCCCTTCGCTGGAGACGCGCTGGCCAACGGCGGGGTCGCCCTGGAGTACAACAACCGCGTGATGTTCCAGGACACCGCGACGACGTTCTTCAATGCGTCGCAGTCGTTCATCGATCAGAACCCGAACACCGTCAAGGCGTTCGCCGACGCGATGGCGGAATCCATTGAGGCGGCGACCGCCGATCCGGATGCTGCGCGTGCAGCGCTCGTCCCCGGCCTCGGTATCACCACGGAGCAGGCGGCCGGAGCGCGCTGGAACATCGGCGGCGTGCCGCAGCTGAACCTGAAGGCATTCGAGACGGCTCAGAAGTTCCTCGTGAAATACAGCGAGGATGCGTCGGCCAAGTCGGCCATCGAGGCGCTGGACGTGTCGACATTGGTGTGGTCGGGCGCGCTCGAATAG
- a CDS encoding thiamine pyrophosphate-requiring protein, translating into MTQLPSTAALLLESLREAGVKYLFANFGSDHPAIIEALAADRERGIDVPAVVICPHEYTALSAAHGYAAATGEPQAVFIHTDVGTANLGGAVHNAARSRVPVFIFAGLTPFTLEGELPGSRNTHVNHLQDAPDQHALVRQYVKWNYDIRTGRNVPQLVHRALQIASSAPAGPVYLTGAREVLAEEVPRPDLTPQQWSPVAPIPAQGDLVDELIRDLQSSRRPVIVTTYLGRAQASVAKLVEVAERLGVPVVEFNAEVLSFPFDHPLHLGDDPHPAIADADVIVAIDTDAPWLAGSGKPRPGTKIFVINEDPLQQSIPLWYVPADRFIRADSGLVLDQVLAALRSGGEDDPSLSASGSARTRGRVEAAAARGREMRQRWDEAVQGDLVAGRLTPASVSHVLAGLIDDDAIVVNEAISEAPTVWKHLPRRKAGTVFGNRGTSLGWSGGGALGVKLANRDRTVVSIVGDGTFFFTVPSSTYWVADRYRIPVLTVVLDNGGWNATKRNLTRQHAGQSADQSDRYWVNLQQSADFPAIAAAAGNAWGETVTEFDALERALRTGLRKVAEGTPAVVSVRLEPISRQQEDAL; encoded by the coding sequence GTGACTCAGCTTCCGTCGACGGCAGCCCTGCTGCTCGAATCGCTGCGCGAGGCGGGCGTGAAGTACCTCTTCGCGAACTTCGGCAGTGACCACCCCGCCATTATCGAGGCGCTGGCGGCCGATCGTGAACGAGGCATCGACGTGCCGGCGGTCGTCATCTGCCCGCACGAGTACACCGCGCTGAGTGCCGCCCACGGCTACGCCGCCGCGACGGGCGAACCACAGGCGGTTTTCATCCACACGGACGTCGGCACGGCCAACTTGGGCGGTGCCGTGCACAATGCCGCGCGCTCGCGCGTCCCCGTGTTCATCTTCGCCGGGCTCACCCCGTTCACCCTCGAGGGCGAGCTTCCAGGGTCGCGCAACACGCACGTCAACCACCTCCAGGACGCCCCCGACCAGCATGCGCTGGTGCGCCAGTACGTGAAGTGGAATTACGACATCCGCACCGGCAGAAACGTGCCGCAGCTGGTCCACCGAGCTCTGCAGATCGCCTCCAGCGCACCCGCAGGTCCGGTCTACCTCACCGGCGCTCGGGAGGTGCTCGCCGAGGAAGTGCCGCGGCCGGACCTCACACCACAGCAGTGGTCGCCCGTCGCCCCCATCCCGGCACAGGGCGATCTGGTGGACGAACTCATTCGCGACCTGCAGAGCTCGCGGCGACCCGTCATCGTGACGACCTACCTGGGTCGCGCACAGGCATCGGTGGCGAAGCTCGTCGAGGTGGCGGAGCGGCTCGGTGTGCCGGTGGTCGAATTCAACGCGGAAGTCCTGAGCTTCCCCTTCGACCACCCGCTCCACCTGGGCGATGATCCGCATCCGGCGATCGCCGACGCGGACGTCATCGTGGCGATCGACACCGACGCGCCGTGGCTTGCCGGGTCCGGCAAGCCACGCCCCGGCACGAAGATCTTCGTCATCAACGAGGATCCCCTGCAGCAATCCATCCCGCTCTGGTATGTGCCGGCAGACCGATTCATCCGTGCGGACAGTGGTCTGGTGCTCGATCAGGTCCTCGCGGCACTGCGCTCCGGTGGTGAAGACGATCCCAGCCTGAGCGCATCGGGGTCCGCCCGCACGCGCGGACGCGTCGAAGCTGCCGCCGCTCGAGGTCGCGAGATGCGACAACGCTGGGATGAAGCTGTTCAAGGGGATCTGGTGGCAGGTCGGCTCACTCCCGCGAGTGTGTCGCATGTGCTCGCCGGACTCATCGACGATGACGCCATCGTCGTCAATGAGGCCATCTCTGAGGCACCCACCGTGTGGAAGCATCTGCCGAGGCGCAAGGCCGGAACCGTCTTCGGCAATCGCGGCACTTCGCTGGGGTGGTCCGGAGGGGGAGCTCTCGGCGTCAAGCTCGCCAATCGGGATCGAACGGTCGTCAGCATCGTCGGTGACGGGACCTTCTTCTTCACTGTGCCTTCTTCGACGTACTGGGTCGCGGACCGCTACCGCATCCCCGTGCTGACTGTCGTGCTCGACAACGGCGGCTGGAACGCCACAAAGCGCAATCTCACTCGCCAGCACGCGGGCCAGTCCGCCGATCAGAGCGACCGCTACTGGGTCAACCTGCAGCAGAGCGCGGACTTCCCGGCGATCGCCGCCGCGGCAGGCAACGCCTGGGGTGAGACGGTCACCGAATTCGACGCCCTGGAGAGGGCCCTGCGGACTGGTCTGAGGAAAGTGGCAGAGGGCACGCCCGCCGTGGTATCTGTGCGCCTCGAACCGATTTCGCGTCAGCAGGAAGATGCGCTGTAG
- a CDS encoding ABC transporter permease, with protein MSTTARGWITWVLPSLTVLIVLLFWQLITVTQVVSPSEFPTMTDSVGALWAEVTSARLWSAVGATLIGWVIGMSITIALGLIVGTALAFSDFAQRSAAPVIEIFKAIPAIAILPIVILVAGSSLPMKVFLICFAAFWPFVIQVIYGVRSMDPIVLDTAKALGVGGVRRFFTVVIPSASPYLVTGMRIASAQALILAVVAEIVGGAEGIGRNILLAQNAGTSAYPTMYAYILVAGLLGITLTGAFFLMERRVMHWHESQRNIRASNKVAGA; from the coding sequence ATGAGTACGACAGCACGCGGATGGATCACCTGGGTCCTCCCTTCGCTGACCGTGCTCATCGTGCTCTTGTTCTGGCAACTGATCACGGTCACGCAGGTGGTCAGCCCCAGCGAGTTCCCCACAATGACGGACTCGGTCGGGGCGCTGTGGGCCGAGGTTACCTCGGCCAGGCTCTGGAGTGCGGTCGGGGCGACCTTGATCGGGTGGGTGATCGGTATGAGCATTACGATCGCGCTCGGTCTCATCGTCGGCACCGCCCTCGCATTCAGTGACTTCGCACAGCGCAGCGCGGCACCCGTCATCGAGATCTTCAAGGCGATCCCCGCGATCGCCATCCTTCCGATCGTCATCCTCGTCGCGGGATCAAGCCTGCCGATGAAGGTGTTCCTGATCTGCTTCGCCGCGTTCTGGCCGTTCGTCATCCAGGTGATCTACGGCGTCCGGTCGATGGACCCGATCGTCCTGGACACCGCCAAGGCGCTCGGGGTCGGCGGGGTGCGGCGGTTCTTCACCGTCGTAATCCCGAGTGCGTCACCGTATCTCGTCACCGGCATGCGCATCGCGTCGGCGCAGGCGCTGATCCTCGCGGTCGTCGCCGAGATCGTGGGCGGCGCCGAAGGCATCGGCCGCAACATCCTGCTCGCCCAGAACGCCGGGACGAGCGCATACCCGACCATGTACGCATACATCCTCGTCGCCGGTCTGCTGGGGATCACGCTGACCGGAGCATTCTTCCTCATGGAGCGCAGAGTCATGCACTGGCACGAATCGCAGCGCAACATCCGCGCGTCCAACAAGGTGGCCGGCGCATGA
- a CDS encoding aldehyde dehydrogenase family protein — MTFALPDASETVRLDQIIDGIGVPGDSLLEVRNPGRRSELVGTVVDGTVEQVAAAVDAAFAASSAWAATPVGERVALLARIGDELDAHAEGLATLVARENGSVRAIIRRELMGAGNAFREVGDQLEAKLAPRDHASDSPGTFVRIERKPFGVVACIVPWNAPMILTANKIAPALAAGNAIVLKPSPFAPLGVSLIGRIAASILPPGVVNVVNGGGEVGSALIAHRHVRKVSFTGGGETARHIMRQAADLLKGVHFELGGNDPAIVLDDADLPVTVDRIVDSAFRRAGQVCFAVKRVYVPRSRIDEFRRLLVDRVDRIAVGDVLDSRATMGPLNNEGQLTKVRGLLERTMAQGRDVRVLGTKTDAGAWDDGFFLLPAVVLDAQPDDEIVCEEQFGPVLPVVVYDGEEQAIALANDTEYGLCSSVWSRSTERALAVASRIEAGMTIVNNHLFSHTGSREIPFGGWKQSGIGWEGSPYGIDEYLQFHSVDVQSFPEAKG, encoded by the coding sequence ATGACATTCGCGCTGCCCGACGCATCCGAGACCGTACGGCTGGACCAGATCATCGATGGGATCGGTGTGCCCGGAGACAGCCTCCTCGAGGTGCGCAATCCCGGCCGACGCAGCGAGCTCGTCGGCACCGTGGTAGACGGGACCGTCGAGCAGGTCGCCGCCGCGGTCGACGCTGCGTTCGCCGCCTCCTCCGCATGGGCGGCGACCCCCGTCGGCGAGCGCGTCGCGCTCCTGGCTCGGATCGGGGACGAACTCGACGCCCACGCGGAGGGGCTCGCGACGTTGGTGGCCCGAGAGAACGGCAGCGTCCGCGCGATCATCCGGCGCGAGCTGATGGGCGCCGGAAACGCCTTCCGCGAGGTCGGAGATCAACTCGAAGCAAAGCTGGCGCCCCGAGACCACGCGTCGGATTCGCCGGGGACGTTCGTGCGGATCGAGCGGAAGCCCTTCGGCGTGGTGGCGTGCATCGTCCCATGGAACGCCCCGATGATCCTCACGGCCAACAAGATCGCGCCGGCTCTGGCCGCCGGTAACGCAATCGTGCTGAAGCCGTCGCCCTTCGCACCGCTCGGCGTCTCCCTCATCGGCCGCATCGCCGCGTCGATCCTCCCGCCGGGAGTCGTCAATGTGGTCAACGGCGGTGGCGAGGTCGGCAGTGCGCTTATTGCTCATCGGCACGTGCGCAAGGTCTCTTTCACGGGTGGTGGAGAGACGGCTCGTCACATCATGCGCCAAGCGGCGGACCTGCTCAAGGGCGTGCATTTCGAGCTCGGTGGAAATGACCCGGCGATCGTGCTGGATGATGCCGACCTCCCCGTCACCGTCGATCGCATCGTGGACTCGGCGTTCCGTCGAGCCGGTCAGGTGTGTTTCGCGGTCAAGCGGGTCTACGTGCCGCGCTCGCGGATCGATGAGTTTCGCCGACTGCTGGTCGATCGGGTCGATCGCATCGCCGTGGGAGACGTGCTGGACTCGCGAGCGACCATGGGTCCACTCAACAACGAGGGACAGCTGACGAAGGTCCGCGGGTTGCTGGAGCGGACGATGGCACAGGGTCGGGATGTTCGCGTTCTGGGGACGAAGACGGATGCCGGGGCCTGGGACGACGGCTTCTTCCTGCTGCCTGCCGTGGTGCTCGACGCGCAGCCAGACGATGAGATCGTCTGCGAGGAGCAGTTCGGACCCGTCCTCCCCGTGGTCGTCTACGACGGCGAAGAGCAGGCGATTGCGCTGGCCAACGACACCGAGTACGGGCTGTGCTCGTCGGTGTGGTCACGCTCGACGGAGCGCGCGCTCGCCGTCGCATCTCGCATCGAGGCCGGCATGACGATCGTGAACAATCATCTGTTCAGTCACACGGGGTCGCGGGAGATCCCCTTCGGCGGGTGGAAGCAGAGCGGGATCGGCTGGGAGGGGTCGCCGTACGGCATCGACGAGTACCTGCAATTCCACAGTGTCGATGTCCAGTCCTTCCCCGAAGCGAAGGGGTAG
- a CDS encoding MFS transporter, translating into MSDDIGLRSDRGPALLALLLATFLIGMAQWVIATAVPSIAADIGGFSSFPWLFSVYLLTMTVTVPVVSRLADIVGRKRLLLVGISVFVLGSVLCGLAWSMPSLIAFRVVQALGGGSIQSLALTVIGDLYNREDRARVQGHIAVTLAAASVIGPLVGGFFAMMDAWRLVFLINLPIGVLALWLIYRNVHEQVERRAHRIDYAGAVLITGALSLLVLGALEGGGAWAWTSATSLTIFAVGAALLVAFVLRERRAAEPIIPLGLFRRRLVVVMAVLGLMMGGIMVGLTAFAPIYLQVAGGASPIWAGVAVAAMALGLPASSALAGTLSLRWGLRRTTVLGAVLAVAGVAGLAAFAHYPSVFTVAACAALVGIGFGLTTVPGLVALQESVAWNQRGMVTGLVTFFRSLGQVLGVAALGAVGKAMLGDAARDQDPLVVQSAIGVVFTLMLVFALIHLFGSFAMPRSVATTGAGGTPAAASRSAS; encoded by the coding sequence GTGTCCGACGACATCGGCCTGCGTTCCGATCGCGGCCCTGCGCTCCTCGCGCTGCTCCTTGCGACCTTCCTGATCGGCATGGCGCAGTGGGTGATCGCCACCGCGGTGCCGTCGATCGCAGCCGACATCGGCGGTTTCTCGTCGTTCCCGTGGCTCTTCTCCGTCTATCTCCTGACCATGACGGTTACGGTCCCCGTCGTCTCCCGGCTCGCGGACATCGTCGGGCGCAAGCGCCTGCTCCTGGTCGGAATCTCCGTGTTCGTTCTCGGCTCCGTGCTCTGTGGCCTGGCATGGAGCATGCCATCTCTCATCGCATTCCGGGTGGTCCAAGCCCTGGGTGGCGGTTCTATCCAATCCCTCGCGCTCACGGTCATCGGTGACCTCTACAACCGCGAAGATCGTGCCCGGGTACAGGGTCACATCGCGGTAACCCTCGCCGCGGCATCCGTGATTGGCCCGCTTGTGGGTGGCTTCTTCGCGATGATGGACGCGTGGCGGCTGGTCTTCCTGATCAATCTGCCGATCGGCGTGCTGGCACTCTGGCTCATTTACCGAAACGTGCACGAGCAGGTCGAGCGTCGAGCGCACCGGATCGACTATGCCGGAGCTGTCCTGATCACCGGGGCGCTGTCCCTGCTCGTCCTCGGCGCCCTCGAGGGCGGTGGTGCCTGGGCGTGGACGTCTGCGACGAGTCTGACGATCTTCGCGGTCGGCGCCGCACTGCTTGTCGCGTTCGTCCTTCGCGAGCGGCGTGCCGCCGAGCCGATCATCCCCCTGGGGTTGTTCCGCCGCCGTCTCGTCGTGGTCATGGCGGTCCTGGGTCTGATGATGGGTGGAATCATGGTCGGGCTGACCGCCTTCGCCCCGATCTATCTGCAGGTGGCGGGAGGGGCATCGCCGATCTGGGCAGGCGTGGCGGTCGCGGCGATGGCGTTGGGGTTACCGGCATCCTCTGCGCTCGCCGGCACCCTGTCCCTGCGGTGGGGATTGCGCCGCACAACCGTTCTGGGAGCGGTGCTCGCCGTCGCCGGGGTTGCAGGCTTGGCGGCATTCGCCCACTACCCGTCCGTGTTCACGGTGGCTGCCTGTGCAGCCCTGGTGGGGATCGGTTTCGGCCTTACGACGGTGCCGGGGCTGGTGGCGCTTCAGGAAAGCGTTGCATGGAATCAGCGCGGAATGGTCACCGGGCTCGTCACGTTCTTCCGTTCCCTCGGTCAGGTCCTCGGAGTTGCCGCGTTGGGCGCGGTCGGGAAGGCGATGCTCGGGGACGCGGCGCGCGACCAAGACCCGTTGGTCGTTCAGTCGGCCATCGGCGTCGTGTTCACCCTGATGCTCGTGTTCGCGCTCATCCACCTGTTCGGCTCGTTCGCGATGCCCCGGTCGGTCGCGACAACCGGCGCGGGCGGCACACCTGCCGCGGCATCCCGTTCGGCGTCCTGA
- a CDS encoding IclR family transcriptional regulator has translation MVNDGDQPRHRVESVDHALSILLLLQEQPELRVTETARELGVAPSTAHRLITTLAARGFLTQDRVTKAYRAGSTLIELGMQSTRALDLRAAGEPHIKALAGRLGETVNLMVLEGRSVRFVAGFESDQRVRTHVLTGTLLPAYAVSGGKVLLAEMSREALREMYPGRLKKLTPRTRTFTQLLEELSIVMMRGYAVNRGESVAGLSAVAVPLRDHLGRTIAAVAMSAPSARLPRARMREIVIELRGCAARIRADL, from the coding sequence ATGGTTAATGACGGCGATCAGCCACGCCACCGGGTGGAATCGGTCGATCACGCGCTGAGCATCCTCCTGCTTCTCCAGGAGCAGCCAGAATTGCGCGTGACGGAGACAGCACGCGAGTTGGGGGTCGCCCCCTCCACGGCGCACAGGCTGATCACCACGTTGGCGGCGCGCGGTTTTCTCACTCAGGACCGGGTTACCAAGGCCTACCGCGCCGGATCGACTCTCATCGAATTGGGGATGCAGAGCACGCGTGCGCTGGATCTGCGGGCCGCGGGTGAGCCCCACATCAAAGCACTGGCCGGGCGACTGGGCGAGACGGTGAACTTGATGGTCCTCGAAGGCCGGTCGGTGCGATTCGTAGCGGGCTTTGAGAGCGATCAGCGGGTGCGCACACACGTGCTGACCGGCACGCTGCTGCCCGCGTACGCGGTTTCCGGCGGCAAGGTGCTCCTTGCCGAGATGTCCCGCGAAGCGCTCCGCGAGATGTACCCGGGCCGGCTGAAGAAGCTCACGCCGCGCACGAGAACGTTCACACAGCTGCTCGAGGAGCTGTCGATCGTCATGATGCGGGGATACGCGGTGAACCGAGGTGAGAGCGTAGCCGGGCTGAGCGCGGTTGCGGTTCCACTCCGCGACCACCTGGGCCGGACGATCGCGGCAGTGGCGATGTCGGCGCCGAGCGCGCGACTTCCACGGGCACGAATGCGTGAGATCGTCATCGAGCTTCGGGGGTGCGCCGCGCGCATCCGAGCCGATCTGTAG
- a CDS encoding ABC transporter permease, with protein MTRLITSAVPTARRRPVRASSPLRRVARIATALWLPVLLVALWWAATASSTSPFFPPLGDILVETWNQWVVFGAWTNAVSSLRNLLIGYVFGTLIGLIGGSLLWRLRYLRIAANPLIYFLYVLPAPALLPAMIAIFGIGDMRQVALIALGSIWPTLLNTLDGMRGIDTVKFDTAKALRLGGWRTYFSLVLPGAAPQIAAGLRASLTVGIILMVVSEMVAARSGIGYFILQSQAEFAIKKMWTGIIVLALIGTLLNYLFVLVERVTLRWYYRSRALGGS; from the coding sequence ATGACCCGACTCATTACGAGCGCAGTGCCGACGGCGCGCCGGCGTCCGGTGCGCGCGTCCAGTCCGCTGCGGCGCGTCGCCCGAATAGCAACGGCCCTCTGGTTGCCCGTGCTGCTGGTTGCGCTGTGGTGGGCCGCCACTGCCTCCAGCACGTCGCCGTTCTTCCCACCCCTCGGGGACATCCTCGTCGAGACGTGGAACCAGTGGGTCGTCTTCGGCGCCTGGACGAACGCGGTCTCGAGCCTTCGCAATCTGCTGATCGGCTACGTCTTCGGCACGCTGATCGGCCTTATCGGTGGATCACTGCTGTGGCGCCTGCGGTATCTGCGGATCGCCGCGAACCCTCTCATCTACTTCCTGTACGTCTTGCCGGCGCCCGCCTTGCTCCCCGCGATGATTGCGATCTTCGGCATCGGCGACATGCGTCAGGTCGCCCTCATCGCCCTCGGATCGATCTGGCCGACGCTTCTGAACACTCTGGACGGCATGCGCGGGATCGATACCGTCAAGTTCGATACGGCCAAGGCGCTCCGGCTGGGGGGGTGGCGCACGTACTTCTCACTCGTCCTGCCTGGCGCCGCGCCCCAGATCGCTGCCGGGCTGCGCGCCAGCTTGACCGTCGGAATCATCCTGATGGTGGTCAGCGAGATGGTCGCGGCTCGCTCTGGCATCGGCTATTTCATCCTCCAGTCGCAGGCCGAATTCGCCATCAAGAAGATGTGGACCGGCATCATCGTGCTGGCCCTCATCGGAACCCTGCTGAACTATCTGTTCGTCCTCGTCGAGCGTGTGACGCTGCGCTGGTATTACCGGTCGCGCGCGCTCGGTGGATCGTAG
- a CDS encoding ABC transporter ATP-binding protein encodes MTLTVSTATEVVLAVEDLRKIYNEGTDQANMAIDRVSFSVDKGEFVCIVGPSGAGKTTLLRCISGLAAPSSGAVTFEGRLLTSVPEQLGLVFQDYSRSLYPWYTNGKNVALPLAARGVPKAERAQRVSEALASVGLGHVEKKYPWELSGGMQQRVAIARALSYRPELLLMDEPFASVDAQTRFDLEDLILKVRRELGITVVLVTHDIDEAIYLGDRIVVLSKNPSVVKEVVEVSLGEERSQVETRSSEDFLALRSHLLSLVMPRDS; translated from the coding sequence ATGACGCTCACCGTTTCCACCGCGACCGAGGTCGTCCTCGCCGTCGAGGATCTCCGCAAGATCTACAACGAAGGCACCGATCAAGCCAACATGGCGATCGATCGGGTGTCCTTCAGCGTGGACAAAGGCGAGTTCGTCTGCATCGTCGGGCCCAGCGGCGCCGGCAAGACGACACTCTTGCGCTGCATCTCCGGCCTCGCCGCTCCCAGCTCGGGAGCGGTGACCTTCGAAGGCCGACTCCTGACGAGCGTCCCCGAGCAGCTCGGACTCGTCTTCCAGGACTACAGCCGGTCGCTGTACCCCTGGTACACGAACGGGAAGAACGTCGCGTTGCCGCTCGCCGCTCGCGGAGTGCCCAAGGCCGAGCGGGCTCAGCGCGTCAGCGAGGCGCTCGCCAGTGTCGGCCTGGGGCACGTCGAGAAGAAGTACCCGTGGGAGCTGTCCGGCGGTATGCAGCAGCGCGTGGCGATAGCGCGCGCGCTGTCTTATCGACCCGAGCTGCTCCTCATGGACGAGCCGTTCGCGTCCGTCGACGCGCAGACCCGCTTCGACCTCGAGGATCTGATCCTGAAGGTGCGGCGTGAGCTGGGGATCACCGTGGTGCTCGTCACACACGACATCGACGAGGCGATCTACCTGGGTGACCGGATCGTCGTGCTCTCGAAGAACCCGAGCGTCGTGAAAGAGGTGGTCGAGGTCTCCCTCGGTGAAGAGCGGTCGCAGGTGGAGACGCGATCGAGCGAAGACTTCCTCGCGCTGCGCAGCCACCTGCTCTCACTAGTGATGCCCCGCGACTCGTGA